The sequence CGCGGTGATTTCGTCCTCCACCTCATCGTCTGCCACTTCGTGGACGAAGCGCTCGAGCTGAAGATCCTTGTAGCCCGTCACAACGATTTCCGGCGCGGTTTCGTAACGGATTTTGATCGTCAGCGGTTTGCCCGGTTCGAAGTCGATATTCTCGAGCACCGGTGCGCCGATCGGGCGCAGGTTGCGCTCCTCGAGCGCCTGCTGGAAGAATTCGTTCGACAGCTTTTCGATGGCCTGATACTCGATCATGTCGCCGAACCGTTTTTTCACGATGGCGAGCGGCACACGGCCCGGGCGGAATCCGGGAATGGTGAGCTTCTTCCCCTCTTCGCGATACGCTTTTTCAAAGTGCGGGACGAGATCCTCGGCCGGCACCACAATTTCCATTGCGTGTTCGACGTCGTTCGTCGACTGAATCAGTACGTCCAAAAGAATACTCCTTGTCTTGCTCGTAGGTGTCTTGTGCGAATGGGGGGACTCGAACCCCCACGGGTTGCCCCACCAGATCCTAAGTCTGGCGCGTATGCCAATTTCGCCACATTCGCTCTTAATTTAACATTTTTATTTGTAACGAATTACAGAACCGGAATATTGGGCCTTGTTTGTATCTATTGGTACCAAAATTGCCCGATTTGCATCCAAAATGGTACCAATTTGGTGCCAGATGGAGCCAGTTATTCTGGTAGCAGTGTCACCAGAATAAACGTCTTGCATCCTACCAGCAATTTCGGTCTCTTGTGCATGAGAAGCTATCCAGTACCGAAGGCTACCCGATAACTGAGGCATACTCATGGCAGTATAACCCAAAGCAAACGGCAAGAACAAAAAACTGAGTGTTAAGCAAAGCGGGTATTGCGACAAGAAACAACGCACCAAGTCCCTGTACTTGCGGGGCGGAGTGTGGACATTGCGATAGACGACAGCGGATTTCAAGAGAACACAGATAAGTTGTGACACAAGCGATCTCGACGAGGCAGTCGAGTTCATGCACGGCTTCTCTCCTCATCTGCCCCCACCTCTTCAGAAGGCGCATCAAACCGGGGAGAACCTAAAAGATAAAGTAACGCAAGAACAAGTCAAAGACCAAACAAACTCTAAGGTCAGATCGCGCAAGGAAGCATGGGCGTTGACGCTCTCCGCACTGGAGACAGGAGCACTGCAGACACCCACACTCAAGACACACCGGGAAAGCACACTGAGCAACTTCCGGAAAACGATAGACAGATTCCTCAGATTCGTGGAGACCGCTACCTACTCTGAAAGCAAGTCCTGGACCAGATACAACGAAAAGGCTCTTCAGCGTTTCTTCGATCTGTTTCTCGAATCACTCGATGTAGCGATCACTACAAAACGGAATTGCACGCGCGACGTTTCCATCATCCTCAATCCTATGGTGGAGCACGGAGTCATCGAGCAGAATCCTCTTTACTACCGCACCAAGAAGACAAAGAGAACCCAGTCCGAAAAGGCACAGAAGAAGAACGAGTACGCCGTCTTCTCCATCGACGAATTCGGGAAGATCGTGAACACGATGGATGAGGCTCTCGACCAGCCAAGCACCGAGGGCGTGTGCTTCAAATACCTTCAGAACCTGTTGTAGGACGTAGGCGACATGACGGTGATGACCTTTGCCACCGGGATGAGGATTTCCTAGATCACTCATCTCCGCTGGGAAAACGTCCGACTCAGCGAAGATCCGGAACAACGGTGGATCTTCGTCCGTGCAGAACCAAACGGAACGTGGGCACCCAAAACGCAGGCATCCGTGAGAGACATTCCGCTCCCTGATGGTGAGATTCTCAGAATTCTCCTTCGGCGGTATCGAGGTTACTCGTCCAAAGTGAAACGTCTCGGAGCAGATGTGATGGACCCGCATGTCTTCGCACGAGGATCTCGGATACCAGATGGAACACCTTCTGTCTACACCAAGGATTACATCAGCCACAGGTTCAAATATTACGTGACGAAGGTGTTTGGAGCGGCGGATAAACGTCACTTCCATTCGTTGCGTCACAGCATCATTTCCTTGTGGGTCAATGGTGATCCACAGGGCCGCGTACAGAAACTCTCGATTTACCAGGCCCATGACATCGCCGGGCACACCAGTTCCGCTGTGACTGAAACCTACATGCACACCAACACAGAGATGATCAAGCGTGAAGCGATGAAAGTATAAATCAAGCTTGAAAGACCCGAGCTCCTTCAGTCGTTCGTTCCCAGTGAGTGACAGAAACCAAAATATATCCATTCCAGATATACTATCTGGTACAATTCGCTAAAATTCAGGTGTATTATCGATATCCCGCCAATATGGAAGCATATTATGGTACCATTTTATGTTTATTAACCACAATTCTTCTCGAGAAAGCCAGACCATCATAATCGGTCCGTCTCGGCATGCCACGCGATTGTCACGTCTTTCTGGATATTCGAATCAACGAGGCTATGCCGTAGGCCTCTTCGGTGTTCTCCCAGTAATCCGGCAGTCTGCTGAACACTCCCGTCCAGACTGTCCAGACTTCATGACTTGCATTAAAAGCGGATTCGTTATAGATTAATTTATGTATTCAAAGGTAATCCGTCTTGTCATACTGGTTTCTTTCTCAATCTCGATGACCATCCCGTGCAGCGAGATGATGTACGGTCTATCCGGACAGCAAAGGACGGAAACCACGTACAAACAAGCGACAGGGAGTACAGGTGAATCACACTCCGAGCATATTCGTGAGCGTCACACGGACATATGCACATGTCCATGTCACGTCCCTATTGTGACAGGTGAATACCTCGCATTGCTCGGGATGGCTATCGCTACACAAGTCCAAATCTCCGCTCCTCCCAACGCCTGCCCAGGCACCCTCCCGGATATCTTTCATCCTCCGGTTCTGATCTGAGACCGCGCCTGAACGCGCAATCCCCCGCCGTTTAGGACGTTCTGCTGCACTGAAGCAGTGCCGTACGGTTCCAGCGTCTGCTCGACGCTTTCCGTACGAATTCGCCGCTGCGCTGATTCGGCAACCGTCTCCATTCACAGGCCGTGCCTGGAACACATGCATGGCACCAGGAGGATCCTCCATATGATCGAAGGTATCATTCGTTTTTCAATACGCAACAAGCTCATGGTGAGCCTGTTCACTCTTGCCCTCTTGACGGGTGGCATTTACGCGATGCTCGGACTTCCGATCGACGCTGTTCCAGACATCACCAACAATCAGGTCCAGATCATCTCACGCGCTCCCTCGCTCGCAGTACAAGAGGTGGAAAATTTCATCACGGCACCTATCGAATTTTCCGTCACAAATATCCCTCGCGTGATTGAACTGCGTTCAATCTCGCGACTTGGAGTCTCGGTGGTGACGGTTGTTTTCGAGGAGGGAGCAGACATCTACTGGGCACGCCAGCAGATCGGCGAGCGGCTGCGTGAAGCCGAAGCACAAATCCCCGACGGACTCGCGGAAATCGAACTCGCTCCGGTCTCCACCGGACTTGGCGAGATTTTTCAGTACACCCTCGAGATAGATCCGACGCAACGCGGTAAGTACACGCTCGAGGATCTGCGCACGATGCAGGACTGGATCGTTCGTCGCCAGTTGCTGGGCACAAAAGGTGTCGCCGATGTCAACAGCTATGGCGGCTTCGTCAAACAGTACGAGATTGCAGTGAACCCTGAAAGGCTCCGGGCACTGGGCATCTCAATGACCGATATCTTCGATGCTCTCGAGAAGAACAATCAGAATACCGGCAGCGCCTACATCGATCGCAAACCGTCGGCCTATTTCATCCGCGGTGTTGGCCTCGTGCGCACGCTTGAAGACATCGAAAATGTTCCCATCGCTCGAGTGAACAATCTACCTGTGTTAATCCGAGATGTCGCCTCGGTCCGGTACGGGCACGCGACGAGATACGGGGCGCTCGTCTCCGATACCTCGGAAACAGTCGGCGGTGTGGTGATGATGCTCAAGGGAGAGAACGCCAATCTCGTGATCGCTAATGTCAAAGAGCGGTTGGAGGCTATCCAGAAATCGTTGCCCGCAGAAGTGCGCATTACACCATTTCTCGACCGTTCGGACCTTGTCGGACGAGCTATCAACACAGTATCGCGCAACCTCATAGAGGGCGCGCTGATCGTGATCCTGGTGCTTGTGCTGCTGCTCGGCAACCTTAGGGCTGGTCTGATCGTCGCATCGGTGATACCGCTGTCGATGCTGTTTGCGATTATCATGATGCGTCTATTCGGCGTGACTGGCAATCTGATGAGTCTCGGTGCGATCGATTTCGGCCTCATCGTCGACGGGGCCGTGATCATCGTCGAGAGCATTGTACACCGATTCGTAAAGCATCCTGACATCTTCACACAAGGGCAGGAGCGCATCGATCAAGAGGTGTTCGCTGCATCAAGTCGAATCCGCAAAGCTGCCGCGTTTGGAGAAATCATCATCGTTATTGTGTATCTCCCGATTCTTGCTCTCGTTGGGATCGAGGGTAAAATGTTTCGTCCCATGGCCCAGGTAGTTGGTTTCGCGATTCTCGGAGCCTTCCTGTTGTCGCTGACATGGGTCCCAATGATCTCGGCTGTCATCCTTCGCGTGCGTCACTCAGGGCGGCAGAATGTTTCCGATAAAATAATGGATGCGCTCCATTGGGCGTTTGAGCCCGTGATAGGGTTTGCCCTCCGGAGAAAGCGTATCGTGGTTGGTTGTGCTTTAGCACTGCTGCTCGTCGGCGCGCTGTTATTCGGACGCTTGGGCGGGGAGTTCATTCCTGAACTCGAGGAGGGCGACCTCGCCGCACTGGTGATCACTCTGCAGGGAAGCTCGCCCTCGCATACGGTTGAGGTGGTGCGCACCGCCAATGAGATCCTGCGGAAGAACTTCCCCGAGGTGAAGCACTTAATATGCAAGATCGGACCGGGCGAGATCCCGACCGATCCCACACCGATGGAGACAGGCGACTATATCATCACGCTGAAGGACAAGAGTGAATGGTCGAGTGCGAAATCGCGCGAGGAACTCGTCGAATTAATGGAGGAGAAGCTCGCGGTGATTCCGGGTGTGAAGTTCGAATTCCAGCAACCGATCCAGCTTCGTTTCAATGAGCTGATGACGGGGTCGCGGCAGGATGTCGCGGTGAAGCTGTTTGGTGACAATCTCGACACACTGGCTGAGCGTGCGGAAGCAATCAACGAGCTCATCGGCGGCATTCCCGGCGTGGAGGATCGAAACATCGAACGTGTGACAGGGCTTGCACAGATCGTGGTCGAGTACGATCGTGCACGACTCGCTCAGTTCGGGATTCCGATCGAAGAGGCAAACCGGGTGCTGAGGGCAGGTTTCGCCGGCACGGAGACTGGTGTCGTCTTCGAGGAGGGTCGGCGCTTCGATATGGTTGTCCGGTTGGATCCTCACTTCCGCACCGATATCGACGACATCGCCTCGTTGCCATTGACACTTCACGATGGAACGCAGATTCCACTTGAGCAGGTAGCGCGCATTGGCATTCAGTCAGGACCGGCGCAAGTGTCACGTGAGAAAGCGGCCCGCCGGCTGACCGTGGGTTTCAATGTCCGCGGTCGTGACATCCAGTCCGTGGTAGAAGATGTACAACGTGTACTCGGTGCGAAGCTGCGTCTTCCTGCCGGGTATTACCTCGCCTATGGCGGGGAGTTCGAAAATCTGACCGCTGCGCGAAACCGGCTGGCCATGACAGTTCCCGTAGCCCTGCTCCTGATCGTGCTGCTTTTGTACTTCACGTTCCATTCGATGAAGCAGACGTTGCTCATCTTCTCGGCAGTACCGCTGGCAGCGATCGGCGGTGTGTTAGCGCTCCTCGTACGCTCGATGCACTTCTCGATCTCGGCGGGAGTGGGATTCATCGCGTTGTTCGGCGTCGCAGTGCTCAACGGTATCGTGCTCATCTCCGAATTCAACGCGCTCGAGCGCGACGGCGTGACAGATATCGAGGAACGCGTGCGGAGTGGCCTGAAAACACGCTTGCGCCCTGTTGTCATGACCGCCGCTGTAGCATCGCTCGGCTTCCTTCCGATGGCTATCTCGACGTCAGCGGGTGCGGAGGTACAGCGCCCTCTTGCCACCGTGGTCATAGGCGGTATCCTGACTTCGACGTTTCTGACACTGGTTGTGCTTCCTGTTCTGTATGTACTCGTGACGCGTGGAGGGTGGTTCCGGCGTGGATGGTTCCGCCTTCGGGGGCAACGTACCGCCGTGACCGCCGCTATTGCACTCTTCCTGTGCTCGGCTGCTCCCACCCAGGCGCAAGAGGCGATTCCGACCGGACTCACGCTGGACCAAGCTATCTCGCATGCGATCCGCACCAACCTCGAAGTGACCGCCGCGGAGAGGGAGTATGAGGCGGCGGACGCCGCACGCGGTGCAGCGTGGGATGTGGGCAAGACCAGCATCGACTTCGAGTATGGGCAACTAAACTCGCCAATGAACGACAACGCCTTGACCCTCGCACAGACCTTCTCCTTCCCAACACTGTATCTTTCGCAGCGCCGCCTGGCGGGGGCGGTTGCTGATCGCGCAGGTGTGCTGCGATCGGGCACACGGCTTGAAATCGCAACACAGGTCAAGCGGCTGTACTGGCAAATCGTGTATCAGAGCGCGATGCGCCAACTGCTGTCATCTCAGGACAGCCTCTACAGCGGCTTCCTGCATGCAGCTGAACTTCGCGCGAAGGTCGGTGAAACGACAAAGCTCGAGGCGATGACGGCACGATCGCATCAAATGGAAGTGCGGAACCAACTTCGCGAAATAGAGATCGACCAAGCAACTGCGGGACGCACTCTGCAAGTACTTCTTAACGTCGAGCAAGCAGTCCGGCCCCTCGATACCACGCTGCCCGCAGCCACGGAAGTTTCTTCCATCAAGGACGGAGCGACCGGTAGTCCCCATCGCCTACTCCCTATTTTAGATAGAGAGATAGCGGAGAAGGAGGCCACAGTAGAGCTGCACCGCGTGCTTCCCGACATCAGTCTTGGGCTGACCACACAGACGATGAACGGAGTGGCGGATCCGAACAGTGGACGCCTCTATCCCTCCGGCCAGCGCTTCACGGGCGTGCGAATAGGCGTCGCTGTTCCGCTTTGGTTCCTCCCCCAAGTCGCGAAAGTGGAGGCCGCCGGCATCCGGGCCGAGGCCGCACGCGCGCGCTCGGAGTACCGCATACGCTCTCTTGACGTCCAAATCCGGAATTTGCGCGATGACGTCTCGAAGTACCGCAATAGCCGCATGTACTACGAAGAGCAGGCGCTGCCCGAGGCACGGCAGATCGAGCAGCAAGCCGTGAAGGGGTACAGTTCCGGTGCGATGGACTATCTCGAGTACGTGCAGTCCATTACCCGTGTAAACGAGATCCGTCGCAGTGCCTTGCGAGCGTCGTTTGATCATCTTATGTCAATCATCAACTTTGAATATCTTGAAGGAATAGAGAAATGAATAGATTAATGGAATCCGCGATGGCGTTCATCACCTACATGACCGTAATTCTCGTCGCGGCAGGTTGCGGCGAACGGAGCGGGTCAGACAAGGCACACAACAATTTGGAAGAAATGAAGACTTCGGCTCCCACCTCTGGGCGCTCCGAACATACCGTTCCTACTGATGGAGAGGAGCATGAAGAACTCGCTGAGAACATCGTTGAACTTTCGCAGGATCAGATAGCACTTGCAGGCATCTCGTATGGTACCGCTGAGAAGGGTACCATTGGTGACGCTCTTCGGGTCACAGGAACCGTACGGTCGACACCTCAGGGCACCGCGTCTGTGAGCATGCCCTTCGGCGGCTTCATCAAGTCGACATCGCTGCTGCCCGGTGCGTCTGTGCGCAAGGGTCAGGTGCTTGCGATTATTGAGAACACCGAGTTTGTTGACCTTCAGCAGAACTATCTGGATGTAAGGCACCGCCTCGGGTATGCTGAGGGCGAATTCAAGCGGCATCAGGAGTTATTCAAGGAAGACGTCTACTCGCAGAAAAGCGCACAGCAAACAACGGCGGAGTACCAATCGCTGAAAGCACAACTGCGAGGGCTCGAGCAGAAACTTGTCGTGCTCGGAATCAATCCGGTAACACTGAATGAAGACAACATTACGGCCCTACTGCCCGTTCGCTCACCTATCAGTGGCCACGTTTCGGGCGTGAACGTCAACCTCGGTAAGTACGTCTCGCCGACCGACGTACTCTTCACGATTGTCGGCTCGGAGCAGCTCATCCTTGAGCTCACCCTGTTCGAAAATGACGCGCGTACAATCGCGTCTGGGTCGTCTGTGCATTTCACTGTTAACAACGAGAAGCATGAACACTCCGCTACTGTGTATCAGGTCGGCAGTTCAATCACCGCATCCCGAACCTATTTGGCCTATGCTACGGTGCGCCCCCCATGTCCAAACCTCCTGCCCGGCATGTATGTGAATGCGCGAATCGAGCACGGTGACCGTCAGGCCTACGTCGTACCAAAGGAAAGCGTCGTCTCTTTCAACGACGTTTCGTACGTACTGGTATTCGAACGGCAGAAAAGTGAGAATGGAAAACCGTTCACAGAATACCGGTTCATCAAAATCCGTGCAGGCGCCTCCCGCGAAGGTTTGATTGAGATATCTCCGCTTGAAGAGGTCGATCTCCAACAAGCGAAACTTGTCATCAAGGGCGCATACGCACTCCTGTCCGCGAAAAGGAATGCGGGCGAAATGACATGCGGATGAGGTAGCGAATGACAACGAAGCTGAGCGATAGGATCACATGGCGCGTTGCCAATCTCGACTGCGAGAATGAGGCGCGTACTATTGAGAAGAGGCTCTCTGCATTTCCCGGACTCTCTGAACTATTAGTGTATCCACAAACGGCCAAGGTCTCGTTCATCGTGGGCACTGGCGCCCCCGAACTTGAATCGATCAAGGAAACACTATCAGAGCTGGGCTTTCCGATTCTGCATGAGGGAGCGGCGCCTGTGTACCCTCCCGTGTGGCGAAACAACAAGGTGATTGTCTCGGCTGGTTCAGGTGTGCTTTTGGGTGTTACCTACCTCCTTGAGTCGATTGTGCTGCCCCCATCACTGCTCTCTACGGTTCTTTACGGCATTGGCATGCTGCTCGGTGGCTGGTATTTCTTTCGCGAGGCAATCACCGACTTTGTCCGTGAGAGAATTGTCGGGATAGAGTTGCTTATGATGGTGGCCGCCATCGGAGCATTTTTGCTGGGACAGCATGTTCAAGCATTGATTTTGGTGTTCCTGTACTCAATTTCGGAGGCGCTTGAGGGTTACACGGTCGATAAAACACGAAATGCCGTTCGTGCATTGATGAACCTGGCGCCAGGCATGGCAACCGTGCTACGGGATTCTGTCGAGGTTGACATCCCTGTCGAGCAATTGGCAGTTGGTGATGTTTTTCTACTACGATCCGGCCAATCGATTCCGACCGACGGTGTGATAGTTGATGGAACCTCGCATGTGAATGAAGCCACACTCACTGGAGAGTCTCGGCCTGTATTAAAAACTATCGATGATCCTGTTTTTGCAGGCACGAACAATGTCGAGGGCATGCTTTCGATCAAGGCGACTCGTACGACAAGCGACAATACCCTGAGTAGAATCATCAAGCTGGTCGAGGATGCTCAGGAAAAAAAGGCGAATTCAGAACTGATGATTCGCCGATTCGGGCGTTGGTATAGTCCGGGTGTTCTCCTCGCCGGGTTACTTCTCGCTGCCGTTCCCGGACTGTTAACTGGGGACTGGAGTGAATGGACCGCAAGAGCAATGGTGTTTATCGTTTCAGCCTCACCCTGCGCTTTGATCATTTCGATTCCAATCACGATGGTGGCGGCGATTGGTACTGGGGCGCGGATGGGAATATTATTGAAGGGCGGGAACGTTCTCGAACAGCTTGCGGGAGTGCGTGCACTCGCTTTCGACAAAACCGGCACTCTCACAGTCGGCAAACCGAAAGTCACCCGCGTCATTTCCGTTGACGGCACCTCTGAAGATCTCTTGATAGAAATTGCTGCCTCGGTCGAGCGTTTTTCAAAACATCCGCTCGCAGAGGCAATTGTCAATGAAGGGCAACTACGTGGGATCATTCCAGGGACTGTGCGAGATGCGACGTCCATCACCGGGAACGGGATTTTCGCGCGATACCGTGATTTGGAAGTGTTCATCGGAAAGAAGGAATGGGTGGCTGCATCATGTGAAACGAGCATTGATGCGATATCAAGTTCTGTGTCGCAATCTGGTCATGAGGAGGATTCAGTAGTCTACATTGCCACGAGGGCTGCCCTGCTGGGAGCGATTCTCATTGGAGACGAAGTTCGACCGAATGCCGCTGAGACAATCAAGAACCTCAATCGCTGCGGCATCACGCATACTGCTCTGCTTACTGGAGATCATTTGGATGCTGCCAGTGCTATTGCCCATTTGACTGGAATTCGAGAGTTCCATGCTAATCTGTCCCCTGAGGATAAAATGGCGGTGATTGCTAACCTGCAAAGCACCTACGGCGCCACAGCTATGATCGGTGATGGTGTGAATGACGCACCGGCGCTAGCGAGTGCGACCGTCGGCATAGCCATGGGGGCGGCCGGCAGTGATGTCGCTTTGGAAACCGCGGATGTTGCGCTTCTGGCTGATGATCTATCCAAGATTTCTCAGTCCCTTCTGCTGGCAAAAAAAGCCCGCCGTGTTGTTCGTCAGAATCTGGTGCTCTCCATGGTAGTGATTACAGCGTTGATCACAGCCTCTTTCTTCGGGGCGACCCTACCGATCGCAGTGGTCGCGCATGAAGCGAGTGAATTCATCGTCATCCTCAATGGACTGCGCTTGCTACGCGATTGATAATAGCTGTGCAGCCTTCACGGCTTCTTCTTGAACAGAGAACGCTTCAACATTTCGGGTTCCTAGCGCTGATTCACGGCTCGGATACAGCGCTATCTTATCCGCAATCAGTATTTTTATCCTCCTCACATTCAATGTTGGGTTCGCGTGCAAGTCAGGTCATCCCGCACCTTATGAGGTTCACCTTAAGCGTCACCCAAGCAGGTTGCGACATCCACATTTCCAAATGACCATACCCCCGGCAGAATTGTGAAAGCATGCTTGGTCATCCGATCTCGCCCTTCATAGTGAGGTTAAATAAGGGGCGGGTTTTTGTCTCATCAATATAGGCAGGAAGGGCGGAAGGGTATCCGTGCTACGGCTGTCGATGTGCGGCGAGGAGTTCCAGAATCTGCGTCGAATACCGGTTGTTCTTTAGATTCCGTTCGTCATAAATGCCTAAACCATTCGCACGCTTGCGCTTTGCAGATGAAACTATACGCGTGGTGAGGTACGCTCTGGAATCGTCCTTCGTCACGTATGGTCCAAGCGATATCGTGACCATCTCTGCGCTGGGCCCTTTGAAACCGAATGATTGCAGGTAGCCATTGATTTGTAGATTGTACGCAGGGTACACACCCGTGCTGTCAAGAGTAGCAAGTTTTCGATCTGTGGCTTCATCCCACAATTCCATGACCCAGGTAAGTGTGTCCGGTACGGTGACCAGGCCGTTGATATCCTCGCTCCACATTTCGATCATCTTGAACATATGTAACTCCAATCCGGGCGAGAGTGAAAAGGGTTTCGAACGTGTGTTTTGATTCACGTAGTCATATGAAGTCTCGAAAGACCCCTCGGAAGTGTTCAGCCGTTCGTCACGCACCGGGCACTGTCCTCCCGGCAGCGAAAACAGCGTCTGCCATTCCACATCATCGTCACGGTCCTGACTGCCGGACTTGTGCAGTTGCAGTTCTCCGTACAGGCACGACACACGCACGTGCGGATACGTTGCAAGAAGGCGTCGATAGTAGAAGTGCATATCATCCTTCGGAAGAGAAGCAGTCTCGTTATCGTCGCTGATTTCATGCAGTGCTGCCATGTTCATTGATTCGATTCGAAGGTGAAGCAAAACAAAAAACACACATGCGACAGTGCCTAGCGCCACAATTCGAGCTACGATCTGCCTGAATACCGGGGCCGGGAGATTCATACCAGGTGCTCCTGTGAAATATTCCGCGATGTGAACTGTACACCCTGATAAGGTGCCATCACCTTTCGATGCGTCGAAGTGTGGCTCACGACTGGATGCGTGAATGAAGCCGCCGAACCCTGTCCGGAAGCAACACTCGTTTATTGTCGAAAAACTACTCACATTAAAGCCTGTTGTCAAAAACTTTTGTGACATCTGTGCGGCGGATGACATGAACACGACTCGTTTACTATCGGCAATGGGGCTCTGCCTGCTTCTGGCAACCATGCCACTCGCACGAGTGAAGGCGCAGGATGGCAATCGCAGTGCGGCGGTGGAGAGGATGGTGCTCTTCGAGGAGTTTACCGGCGAATGGTGCTCGCTCTGTCCTGCGGGCACGATCGAGATGGAAAACGCGCTGCATGCATATGCGGGTCGGGTGGTCCCCGTCGTGTATCACGACAACGATCCGCTCGAGATACCGGAACTGAACACGATGCTGGGAAGCATTCCCATCGATCCACTGTACCCGGGCGGAACCTTCGATCGTGTGCCGTTCGGTATCAGGAATCCGAAACACAAAATGTCCGTCGACCGTGTGGAATTCCTCACAACGCTCGGGGCGGCGGCGGCACGACCTGCCCATACATCCATCGAGGCGTCCGTGACCATCGACCCGGCTGCCCGCCTTCTCACGGTATCGCCGCGTATCGAATTTTTCGCCGCCGACACGGGCGACTTCCGCGTGCAATGTGTGGTGACTGAAAGCGGCATACGCCGCGACAATGTGCAGCGCAACGCGTATGACAAGGACTCGACCAGCTACCCCACCCTGTTCGGGGCGGGCGATCCGCTTCGCAGTTACAGACACAATCATGTGGCGCGCGCGCTGCTGGGCGGCGCGACGGGCAGATCGGGAGTGATTCCGGCACTGCCTCTTGCAGGCGGTGTGTATCAGACGACGTTCACGTACACCGT comes from Ignavibacteriota bacterium and encodes:
- a CDS encoding Omp28-related outer membrane protein: MNTTRLLSAMGLCLLLATMPLARVKAQDGNRSAAVERMVLFEEFTGEWCSLCPAGTIEMENALHAYAGRVVPVVYHDNDPLEIPELNTMLGSIPIDPLYPGGTFDRVPFGIRNPKHKMSVDRVEFLTTLGAAAARPAHTSIEASVTIDPAARLLTVSPRIEFFAADTGDFRVQCVVTESGIRRDNVQRNAYDKDSTSYPTLFGAGDPLRSYRHNHVARALLGGATGRSGVIPALPLAGGVYQTTFTYTVPQQYALDRIGVVVFASHFTAGSLTGNEVLNARGYLASVITSLPSHASAGDDGITLHPNPSDGMVYVRFSSARPHTPTVELFDMMGRRMNVPQYRHSDGILMVDLHTVPSGVYMLQCYDTGRLSTRLVCRR